In Archangium violaceum, the following are encoded in one genomic region:
- the fni gene encoding type 2 isopentenyl-diphosphate Delta-isomerase — translation MPSKGQAGLRGEEATAKRKDAHLDLCATGDVEPQGNSTLLEDVRLVHCAMPEMAVDEVDLTTEFLGKRLRYPLLITGMTGGTERAGVVNRDLATLAERHGLAFGVGSQRAMAENPQLTETFQVRQVAPTVPLLGNIGLYQAVGMGVDGVRRLVEDIGADGIALHLNAGQELTQPEGDRDFRGGYKVVEGLVRAFGSRLLVKETGCGIGPEVARRLVELGVRNLDVSGLGGTSWVRVEQLRASGVQAQVGAEFSSWGIPTAAAIASVRRAVGPDVRLVASGGLRTGLDAAKVIALGADLAGTALPLFRAQQEGGLEGAEQALAVILSGLRQALVLTGSRSCGELRQKPRVIMGQLKDWLAAL, via the coding sequence ATGCCATCCAAAGGTCAGGCGGGACTCAGGGGTGAGGAGGCGACGGCGAAGCGCAAGGATGCCCACCTGGATCTATGCGCCACTGGGGATGTCGAGCCGCAAGGGAACAGCACGTTGCTGGAGGACGTGCGGCTGGTGCACTGCGCGATGCCGGAGATGGCCGTGGACGAGGTGGACCTCACCACGGAGTTCCTCGGCAAGCGGCTGCGCTACCCGCTGCTCATCACCGGCATGACGGGAGGCACCGAGCGGGCCGGGGTGGTGAACCGGGACCTGGCGACGCTGGCCGAGCGCCACGGGCTGGCCTTTGGCGTGGGCAGTCAGCGGGCCATGGCGGAGAACCCGCAGCTCACGGAGACCTTCCAGGTGCGCCAGGTGGCGCCCACGGTGCCGCTGCTGGGCAACATCGGCCTGTACCAGGCGGTGGGCATGGGCGTGGACGGCGTGAGGCGGTTGGTGGAGGACATCGGCGCGGACGGCATCGCGCTGCACCTCAACGCGGGCCAGGAGCTCACCCAGCCCGAGGGCGATCGCGACTTCCGCGGTGGCTACAAGGTGGTGGAGGGGCTGGTGCGTGCCTTCGGCTCGCGCCTGCTGGTCAAGGAGACGGGGTGCGGCATTGGCCCCGAGGTGGCGCGCCGGCTGGTGGAGCTGGGCGTGCGCAACCTGGACGTGTCGGGGCTGGGCGGCACCTCGTGGGTGCGGGTGGAGCAGCTGCGCGCCTCGGGCGTGCAGGCCCAGGTGGGCGCCGAGTTCTCCAGCTGGGGCATCCCCACCGCGGCGGCCATCGCCTCCGTGCGGCGGGCCGTGGGCCCGGACGTCCGGCTGGTGGCCTCGGGTGGACTGCGCACGGGACTGGACGCGGCGAAGGTGATCGCCCTGGGCGCGGACCTGGCGGGCACGGCGCTGCCGCTCTTCCGGGCCCAGCAGGAAGGCGGACTGGAAGGGGCCGAGCAGGCGCTCGCCGTCATCCTCTCCGGTCTGCGTCAGGCGCTCGTGCTCACCGGCAGCAGGAGCTGCGGTGAACTGCGTCAGAAACCCCGGGTCATCATGGGCCAGTTGAAGGATTGGCTCGCGGCACTGTAG
- a CDS encoding hydroxymethylglutaryl-CoA reductase, degradative — protein sequence MSETLTSRLSGFHKLSMVARHEKLAEMLQLDEMDLAQLQGISALQPGLANQMIENAVGTFSLPLGLGLNMQVNGRDYLVPMAVEEPSVVAAVSFASKIVRESGGFSAEADDPIMIGQVQLTRYGDPTEATKKILAAKEALLALANSFHPSMVKRGGGCKDIEVRVLPAPEGPRGEPLLVVHLIIDTQEAMGANLINTMAEGVAPLIEQLTGGKVFLRILSNLADRRLARATCRIPVEALADFDMPGHLIAEGIYQASRFALADPYRAATHNKGVMNGIDSVAIATGQDWRAIEAGAHAFAARDGQYRPLSTWHVDDGHLVGRIELPMSLGTVGGPIKVHPGVQVAMKLLRVESAREMSMVFAAVGLAQNFAAVRALGSIGIQKGHMALHARCVAVTAGARGDWVEKIADLLVTAGHVKVEKAREIIAALSEEDFRAATGTEG from the coding sequence ATGTCCGAAACGTTGACGTCCCGGTTGTCTGGTTTCCACAAGCTGTCGATGGTCGCTCGGCACGAGAAGCTCGCCGAGATGTTGCAGCTGGACGAGATGGACCTGGCCCAGCTCCAGGGCATCAGCGCGCTGCAGCCCGGCCTGGCCAACCAGATGATCGAGAACGCCGTGGGCACGTTCTCCCTGCCGCTCGGGCTGGGACTGAACATGCAGGTCAACGGCCGTGACTACCTGGTCCCCATGGCGGTGGAGGAGCCGTCCGTGGTGGCCGCGGTGTCCTTCGCCTCGAAGATCGTCCGCGAGTCGGGCGGCTTCAGCGCCGAGGCGGATGACCCCATCATGATCGGCCAGGTGCAGCTCACCCGGTATGGGGACCCCACCGAGGCCACGAAGAAGATCCTCGCGGCGAAGGAGGCCCTGCTGGCGCTGGCCAACAGCTTCCACCCGTCGATGGTGAAGCGCGGCGGTGGTTGCAAGGACATCGAGGTGCGCGTGCTGCCGGCCCCCGAGGGCCCGCGCGGCGAGCCGCTGCTCGTCGTCCACCTGATCATCGACACGCAGGAGGCGATGGGGGCCAACCTCATCAACACCATGGCCGAGGGCGTGGCGCCGCTCATCGAGCAGCTCACGGGCGGCAAGGTGTTCCTGCGCATCCTCTCCAACCTGGCCGACCGGCGGCTGGCGCGTGCCACGTGCCGCATTCCGGTGGAGGCGCTGGCGGACTTCGACATGCCGGGCCACCTCATCGCCGAGGGCATCTACCAGGCGAGCCGCTTCGCCCTGGCCGACCCGTACCGGGCGGCCACGCACAACAAGGGCGTCATGAACGGCATCGACTCGGTGGCCATCGCCACGGGTCAGGACTGGCGCGCCATCGAGGCGGGCGCGCATGCCTTCGCCGCCCGGGACGGGCAGTACCGGCCGCTGTCGACGTGGCACGTGGATGACGGGCACCTGGTGGGCCGCATCGAGCTGCCCATGTCGCTGGGCACGGTGGGTGGCCCCATCAAGGTGCACCCGGGCGTGCAGGTGGCCATGAAGCTGCTGCGCGTGGAGTCGGCGCGTGAGATGTCCATGGTGTTCGCGGCGGTGGGGCTGGCGCAGAACTTCGCGGCGGTGCGCGCGCTGGGCTCCATCGGCATCCAGAAGGGCCACATGGCGCTGCACGCGCGGTGCGTGGCGGTGACGGCGGGCGCGCGGGGTGACTGGGTGGAGAAGATCGCGGACCTGCTGGTGACGGCGGGCCACGTGAAGGTGGAGAAGGCGCGGGAGATCATCGCCGCGCTGTCGGAAGAGGATTTCCGCGCCGCCACGGGCACCGAGGGCTGA
- the mvk gene encoding mevalonate kinase, with amino-acid sequence MDTNDTLVGFGAGKVILLGEHSVVYGYPALAGPLSRGVTARGEPSNKCQLVIPDALMPEQRKVLKAAFARATAACGEPGVKVSFETDLPLSMGLGSSGALSVACTRVLLQAAGRKTTASEVAAVAWEMEQEFHGTPSGVDHTTSAMEQLILYRRKPGAEQGRAKVVESPRPLKLVVVMAGARSPTKQTVGALRERQKRWSERYQRIFREIGLLASEGAEAVEEGDLEALGDVMNVNHGLLAALGLSSPGLDDMVHRLRNMGALGAKLTGAGGDGGAVIGLFNDTEPVVHELTRQGIRCFDSQLAGPRAEGARGAA; translated from the coding sequence ATGGATACGAACGACACTCTGGTGGGCTTCGGCGCGGGCAAGGTCATCCTTCTGGGTGAGCACAGCGTGGTGTACGGCTACCCGGCGCTGGCGGGTCCGCTGTCGCGCGGTGTGACGGCTCGCGGCGAGCCCTCGAACAAGTGCCAGCTGGTGATCCCCGACGCGCTGATGCCGGAGCAGCGCAAGGTGCTGAAGGCGGCCTTCGCGCGGGCGACGGCGGCGTGCGGTGAGCCCGGGGTGAAGGTGTCGTTCGAGACGGATCTGCCGCTGTCCATGGGGCTGGGCAGCTCGGGAGCGCTGTCGGTGGCGTGCACGCGGGTGCTGCTGCAGGCCGCGGGGCGCAAGACGACGGCGTCCGAGGTGGCGGCCGTGGCCTGGGAGATGGAGCAGGAGTTCCACGGCACGCCGTCGGGGGTGGACCACACGACGAGCGCCATGGAGCAGCTCATCCTCTACCGCCGCAAGCCGGGCGCGGAGCAGGGCCGGGCGAAGGTGGTGGAGAGCCCCCGGCCGCTGAAGCTGGTGGTGGTGATGGCGGGCGCGCGCAGCCCGACGAAGCAGACGGTGGGCGCGCTGCGCGAGCGCCAGAAGCGCTGGTCCGAGCGCTACCAGCGCATCTTCCGGGAGATCGGCCTGCTGGCCTCCGAGGGCGCCGAGGCGGTGGAGGAGGGCGATCTGGAGGCGCTGGGGGACGTGATGAACGTCAACCACGGCCTGCTCGCGGCGCTGGGCCTGTCCTCGCCGGGGCTGGACGACATGGTGCACCGGCTGCGCAACATGGGCGCGCTGGGCGCCAAGCTGACGGGAGCCGGGGGCGATGGCGGTGCCGTCATCGGCCTGTTCAACGACACGGAGCCGGTGGTGCACGAGCTCACGCGGCAGGGCATCCGGTGCTTCGACAGCCAGCTGGCGGGTCCGCGCGCCGAGGGCGCGAGGGGGGCGGCATGA
- the mvaD gene encoding diphosphomevalonate decarboxylase, with protein MKSTALAHPNLALVKYWGKRDDALILPHQSSLSMTLSPLSVRTTVAFGVGSADEVELNGYVAKGSERDRVLRVLDAVRAEAKDAKLGPARMVSRGDFPAAAGLASSAAGFAALAVAARAAAGLPADPRAASILSRLGSGSACRSVQGGFCEWMRGERPDGTDSYAVQRFDEKHWPELRMVVAIVNRDEKEVKSRDGMKNAVETSPYYSAWVKDAEAEVVRARELIARKDLQALGELCERNAWRMHATSLAADPPLCYLLPKTLELIHSLREQRKKGVPVWFTLDAGPNPCILTDAANEVAAEAVARACGAIEVVRCVPGGDAKLQTEHLF; from the coding sequence ATGAAGTCCACCGCGCTGGCGCACCCGAACCTCGCGCTGGTGAAGTACTGGGGGAAGCGGGATGACGCGCTCATCCTCCCCCACCAGTCGAGCCTGTCGATGACGCTGTCGCCGCTGTCGGTGCGGACGACGGTGGCCTTCGGGGTGGGCTCGGCCGACGAGGTGGAGCTCAACGGCTACGTGGCCAAGGGCAGCGAGCGCGACCGCGTGTTGCGCGTGCTGGACGCGGTGCGGGCCGAGGCGAAGGACGCGAAGCTGGGCCCGGCGAGGATGGTGTCGCGCGGGGACTTCCCAGCGGCGGCGGGCCTGGCGAGCAGCGCGGCGGGCTTCGCGGCGCTGGCGGTGGCGGCGCGCGCGGCGGCGGGGCTTCCGGCGGACCCCAGGGCGGCCAGCATCCTGTCCCGGCTGGGCAGTGGCTCGGCGTGCCGCAGCGTGCAGGGCGGCTTCTGCGAGTGGATGCGCGGCGAGCGCCCGGACGGCACGGACAGCTACGCGGTGCAGCGCTTCGACGAGAAGCACTGGCCGGAGCTGCGCATGGTGGTGGCCATCGTCAACCGCGACGAGAAGGAAGTGAAGTCGCGCGACGGCATGAAGAACGCGGTGGAGACCAGCCCGTACTACTCGGCGTGGGTGAAGGACGCCGAGGCCGAGGTGGTGCGTGCTCGCGAGCTCATCGCCCGGAAGGACCTGCAGGCGCTGGGCGAGCTGTGCGAGCGCAACGCGTGGCGGATGCATGCCACGTCGCTCGCGGCGGATCCGCCGCTCTGCTACCTGCTGCCGAAGACGCTGGAACTCATCCACTCGCTGCGCGAGCAGCGCAAGAAGGGCGTGCCGGTGTGGTTCACGCTGGACGCGGGGCCGAACCCCTGCATCCTGACGGACGCGGCCAACGAGGTGGCGGCGGAGGCGGTGGCCAGGGCGTGCGGAGCCATCGAGGTGGTGCGGTGCGTGCCGGGCGGTGACGCGAAGCTGCAGACGGAGCACCTCTTCTGA
- a CDS encoding mevalonate kinase family protein, protein MERALSAPGKLFVSGEYAVLWGGVSRVAAVGPRTSALVRRRSDSQVHVCVEEGTLSGRTTPRGVKWEREVPPGFSFVARTLDEALRLYGRESVGFDLAVSPSAVGPNGKKLGMGGSACATVLAADAVRFVLEEKFDALKVALVSHAAAQGGKGSGGDVAASYAGGVARYRRYEVSGLIEASSAGGYRAALDSAPQVDVWRLPTPRLSLGYAFTGESASTRVLISQVEAKMGEAGRRAFVERSDALGHEIEVGLGGGDFRAFSEAVREQHALLQELGPLETEPMRRVLGMASAYGCVGKQSGAGGGDGCILFAPDAEKRAALLEGIRSRGFHTLELEVEPGVRGEAQPDARLRSWLDAWK, encoded by the coding sequence ATGGAGCGCGCGCTCTCGGCCCCGGGGAAGCTGTTCGTGTCCGGCGAGTACGCCGTGCTGTGGGGCGGCGTGTCGCGCGTGGCGGCGGTGGGTCCGCGGACGTCGGCGCTGGTGCGTCGGCGCTCGGACAGCCAGGTGCACGTGTGCGTCGAGGAGGGGACGTTGTCGGGGCGGACGACGCCTCGGGGCGTGAAGTGGGAGCGCGAGGTACCCCCGGGTTTCTCCTTCGTGGCGCGCACGCTGGACGAGGCGCTGCGGCTGTACGGGCGCGAGTCCGTGGGCTTCGACCTGGCGGTGTCCCCATCCGCGGTGGGGCCCAATGGGAAGAAGCTGGGCATGGGCGGCAGCGCGTGCGCCACGGTGCTGGCGGCGGACGCGGTGCGCTTCGTGCTGGAGGAGAAGTTCGACGCGCTGAAGGTGGCGCTCGTCTCCCACGCGGCGGCTCAGGGCGGGAAGGGCAGTGGCGGTGACGTGGCCGCGAGCTACGCGGGCGGCGTGGCGCGCTACCGGCGCTACGAGGTGTCCGGCCTCATCGAGGCGTCGAGCGCCGGTGGCTACCGCGCGGCGCTGGACTCGGCCCCGCAGGTGGACGTGTGGCGGCTGCCGACTCCCAGGCTGAGCCTGGGGTATGCCTTCACCGGGGAGAGCGCCTCGACGCGGGTGCTCATCTCCCAGGTGGAGGCGAAGATGGGCGAGGCGGGGCGCCGGGCCTTCGTGGAGCGCTCGGACGCGCTGGGGCATGAGATCGAAGTGGGGCTCGGGGGCGGGGACTTCCGCGCCTTCTCCGAGGCCGTGCGCGAGCAGCACGCGCTCCTCCAGGAACTGGGCCCGCTGGAGACAGAGCCGATGCGCCGGGTGCTGGGCATGGCCTCGGCGTACGGGTGCGTGGGCAAGCAGTCCGGCGCCGGAGGCGGGGATGGGTGCATCCTGTTCGCACCGGACGCGGAGAAGCGCGCCGCGCTGCTCGAGGGCATCCGCTCGCGGGGTTTCCACACATTAGAGCTCGAGGTGGAGCCGGGCGTTCGCGGCGAGGCTCAGCCCGACGCGCGGCTGCGCTCGTGGCTCGACGCCTGGAAGTGA
- a CDS encoding DUF4846 domain-containing protein: protein MRKVPLAVVLLAALLLLPGVAWAASSEPRVPSKEERARYPWLSAERPIRSLGEAIPPPSGYSRVAVEEGSFGAWLRGLPLRPEGTPVRDFRGQELRAGDDAFVAAVAELDVGSANLQQCADSIIRLHAEWQWSRGQKERIAYRFTSGHLAAWPRYSAGERTRVSGSKVTWVKSGAVDGSRASFRAYLDLVFTYAGTLSLATEKQRPGREDVRPGDFFVLGGSPGHAVLVLDVARNAAGERVALLGQGFIPAQDFHVLSPGQKGPWFSLEADTVATPFWQPFPWSSLRRF from the coding sequence ATGAGGAAGGTGCCGCTGGCGGTCGTGTTGCTCGCTGCTCTCCTGTTGCTCCCGGGAGTCGCGTGGGCGGCTTCATCCGAGCCCCGTGTTCCCTCGAAGGAGGAGCGGGCCCGCTATCCGTGGCTCTCCGCGGAGCGCCCCATCCGCTCGCTCGGCGAGGCGATTCCTCCTCCGTCCGGCTACTCGAGGGTGGCGGTCGAGGAGGGCTCCTTCGGGGCGTGGCTGCGCGGCCTGCCGTTGCGTCCGGAGGGGACTCCGGTGCGGGACTTCCGGGGGCAGGAGCTTCGCGCGGGGGATGATGCCTTCGTCGCCGCGGTGGCCGAGCTGGACGTGGGCTCGGCCAACCTCCAGCAATGCGCGGACTCCATCATCCGCCTCCATGCCGAGTGGCAGTGGTCGCGCGGACAGAAGGAGCGTATCGCCTATCGATTCACCAGCGGGCACCTGGCGGCCTGGCCTCGTTACTCGGCCGGAGAGCGCACCCGCGTGTCAGGCTCCAAGGTGACGTGGGTGAAGAGTGGGGCGGTGGATGGCTCGCGCGCCTCGTTCCGCGCGTACCTGGACCTGGTCTTCACCTACGCGGGCACGTTGTCCCTGGCCACCGAGAAGCAGCGGCCCGGGCGCGAGGACGTGCGGCCGGGGGACTTCTTCGTGCTGGGTGGCAGCCCGGGGCACGCCGTGCTGGTGCTGGATGTGGCGCGCAATGCCGCGGGTGAGCGGGTGGCGTTGCTCGGCCAGGGGTTCATTCCGGCGCAGGATTTCCATGTCCTCTCGCCGGGCCAGAAAGGTCCCTGGTTCTCCCTGGAGGCCGACACGGTGGCCACGCCGTTCTGGCAGCCGTTCCCGTGGTCCTCGCTGCGCAGGTTCTAG
- a CDS encoding zinc-dependent alcohol dehydrogenase family protein: MRAIRLRKPGGLERLELGTAEIPPVGQGEIRVRLHASSLNYHDYFVVTGRGPTPDGRIPMSDGAGEVVEVGEGVTGFAPGDRVVSTFFPRWLGGEPTLESLSSVPGDADDGYAREEVVAPATAFTRAPAGYSHAEAATLTCAALTAWRALFVEATLMPGETVLVQGTGGVSIFALQFAKAAGARVIATSSSDEKLERLTALGADHVINYKRDEAWGATAKRLTGGRGVDHVVEIGGAGTLTQSIAACRLRGHIGLIGVLAGFAGEVPTAAIMSGNVRISGLTVGSREHQLAMIRAIEANGIKPVIDSSFPLEGIADAFRRQESGRHFGKICLEW; encoded by the coding sequence ATGCGTGCGATCAGGCTGAGGAAACCCGGCGGGCTCGAGCGGCTGGAGCTCGGGACGGCGGAGATACCGCCAGTTGGCCAAGGTGAGATCAGGGTGCGGCTGCACGCCAGCTCACTCAACTACCACGACTACTTCGTCGTGACTGGCAGGGGCCCGACGCCCGATGGCCGCATTCCGATGTCAGACGGTGCCGGCGAGGTGGTCGAGGTGGGAGAGGGGGTCACCGGGTTCGCGCCCGGTGACCGCGTCGTCAGCACCTTCTTCCCGCGCTGGCTGGGCGGTGAGCCGACGCTCGAAAGTCTGTCCTCGGTGCCTGGCGACGCGGACGACGGCTATGCGCGCGAGGAGGTGGTGGCGCCCGCGACCGCCTTCACCCGCGCGCCAGCCGGATACAGCCACGCCGAGGCCGCGACGCTCACCTGCGCCGCGCTCACCGCCTGGCGCGCACTGTTCGTGGAAGCAACGCTCATGCCCGGTGAGACAGTGCTCGTCCAAGGCACGGGCGGCGTGTCGATCTTCGCGCTGCAGTTCGCCAAGGCCGCTGGCGCGCGCGTCATCGCCACCTCGTCCTCCGACGAGAAGCTCGAGAGACTGACCGCACTGGGTGCGGACCATGTCATCAACTACAAACGAGACGAAGCCTGGGGTGCCACCGCGAAGCGGCTGACCGGCGGGCGCGGAGTCGACCATGTCGTCGAGATTGGCGGCGCCGGTACGCTCACGCAGTCGATCGCGGCCTGCCGCCTGCGGGGCCACATCGGGCTCATCGGCGTGTTGGCGGGCTTTGCCGGCGAGGTGCCGACGGCCGCCATCATGTCGGGCAACGTGCGGATCAGCGGACTGACCGTTGGCTCGCGCGAGCATCAGCTCGCGATGATCCGCGCCATCGAGGCGAACGGCATCAAGCCGGTGATCGACTCGAGCTTCCCGCTCGAAGGCATCGCCGACGCCTTCCGCCGTCAGGAGTCGGGTCGCCACTTCGGCAAGATCTGCCTCGAGTGGTGA
- a CDS encoding aldo/keto reductase: MEFRQLGASGFKVPVLCLGTGTFGGSNEFFKGFGSSDAKEATRLVDISLDSGLNMFDSADVYSGGMAEEILGHAIKGRRERVIISTKATLRAGSGPNDAGSSRYHLIRAVEGSLRRLGTDYIDLFQLHGFDPITPVEETLNTLDDLVRAGKIRYIGCSNFPGWHLMKSLAVSERYNLARYVAHQAYYSLVGRDYEWELMPLGLDQKVSAVAWSPLGWGRLTGRIRRGQPLPEGTRLQNSQTAAGGPQIPEEYLYRVVDALDEVAAETGKTVPQVAINWLLQRPTVANVIIGARTEEQLRQNLGAIGWNLTPKQVAKLDAASTTPPAYPYWHHQRFGENNTFLKS, translated from the coding sequence ATGGAATTCAGACAACTCGGCGCTTCGGGCTTCAAGGTTCCCGTCCTCTGTCTCGGCACGGGGACGTTCGGAGGCAGCAACGAGTTCTTCAAGGGCTTTGGCAGCAGCGACGCGAAGGAGGCCACCCGGCTCGTCGACATCTCACTCGACTCCGGGCTGAACATGTTCGACTCGGCCGACGTGTACTCGGGCGGAATGGCCGAGGAGATCCTCGGCCACGCCATCAAGGGCCGCCGTGAGCGGGTGATCATCTCCACCAAGGCCACCCTCCGCGCGGGCTCCGGACCCAACGACGCGGGCTCGTCGCGCTACCACCTGATCCGCGCGGTCGAGGGGAGCCTGCGCCGCCTGGGCACCGACTACATCGACCTCTTCCAGCTCCACGGCTTCGACCCCATCACCCCCGTCGAGGAGACACTCAACACGCTCGATGACCTCGTGCGCGCCGGGAAGATCCGCTACATCGGCTGCTCGAACTTCCCGGGCTGGCACCTCATGAAGTCGCTGGCCGTGTCGGAGCGCTACAACCTCGCGCGCTACGTGGCCCACCAGGCGTACTACTCGCTCGTCGGGCGCGACTACGAGTGGGAGCTGATGCCTCTGGGGCTCGACCAGAAGGTCAGCGCGGTCGCCTGGAGCCCGCTGGGTTGGGGCCGGTTGACGGGCAGGATCCGCCGCGGCCAGCCCCTGCCCGAGGGCACCCGGCTCCAGAACTCCCAGACGGCCGCGGGCGGCCCCCAGATCCCCGAGGAGTACCTCTACCGGGTCGTGGATGCGCTCGACGAGGTGGCGGCGGAGACCGGCAAGACGGTGCCGCAGGTGGCCATCAACTGGCTGCTGCAGCGGCCGACGGTCGCCAACGTCATCATCGGCGCACGCACCGAGGAGCAACTGCGCCAGAACCTGGGCGCGATCGGCTGGAACCTCACCCCGAAGCAGGTGGCGAAGCTCGACGCGGCGAGCACCACGCCCCCCGCCTACCCCTACTGGCACCATCAGCGGTTCGGCGAGAACAATACCTTCCTGAAGTCTTGA
- a CDS encoding putative metal-binding motif-containing protein: MKRVVAVGLGLLCITCTVPDIDELEAERPSGCDADHPCQVRVRLSYDGFRPGCVTLRLADAEASSKTLELPVEPPVLEGKGTREVGFIRRVDWSHTVVVTAFARESSCAGPEVATATARVEVPDKGTADVSLGLSARDEDGDGYVSAASRGTDCDDRSASIAPGLEERCDFLDNDCDTRVDPEPVCVGVEWRTTPPISGVVFRDVAPHARGRAWFVSDSNGVLAYASREADGGFDVRQFTDCEGAWSTAWARPNDGRVFMGSSLGRLATRTTTVGQPCTLTSFDGGGAAIQDIVGFEGDGGTTLYAVSRSGDILRWDYPADPVRVAHVDADLRSIHGLDPRTLIAVGTAEGTVPVAYHANPDGGTWLREPLPPSAEGQYALQSVHVVSPGLAYASGDQGLLLEREAGTWTTKPQYPIYVDGGVSPDILDVVSFGRNSVIGLLNTDDIVRFDGRQWVDFRFGTQGFTSLEALSSDELWSVAEDGTGFYWGP; encoded by the coding sequence ATGAAGCGCGTCGTGGCCGTGGGACTCGGGTTGCTCTGCATCACCTGCACCGTGCCGGACATCGACGAGCTCGAGGCCGAGCGCCCGAGCGGCTGCGATGCGGACCACCCCTGCCAGGTCCGCGTGCGGCTGTCCTACGACGGCTTCCGTCCGGGCTGCGTCACGCTGCGGCTCGCGGACGCGGAGGCGTCCTCGAAGACGCTGGAGCTCCCGGTGGAGCCTCCAGTGTTGGAGGGGAAGGGCACCCGCGAGGTGGGCTTCATCCGCAGGGTCGATTGGAGCCACACCGTGGTGGTGACGGCCTTCGCACGCGAGAGCTCGTGCGCCGGACCGGAGGTGGCCACCGCGACGGCACGGGTGGAAGTTCCCGACAAGGGGACCGCGGACGTCTCCCTGGGCCTGAGCGCGCGCGACGAGGATGGGGACGGCTACGTGAGCGCCGCCTCCAGGGGCACGGACTGCGACGACCGCTCCGCCTCCATCGCACCCGGCCTGGAGGAGCGCTGCGACTTCCTCGACAACGACTGCGACACCCGCGTGGACCCGGAGCCCGTCTGCGTGGGCGTCGAGTGGAGGACGACACCGCCCATCAGCGGAGTGGTCTTCCGGGACGTGGCCCCTCACGCGCGCGGCCGGGCCTGGTTCGTGAGCGATAGCAATGGTGTGCTCGCCTACGCCAGCCGCGAGGCCGACGGTGGCTTCGACGTGCGGCAGTTCACCGACTGCGAGGGGGCGTGGTCCACCGCCTGGGCGCGGCCGAACGACGGGCGCGTCTTCATGGGCTCCTCGCTGGGTCGGCTCGCCACGCGAACGACCACCGTCGGGCAGCCCTGCACGCTGACGTCCTTCGACGGGGGCGGCGCGGCCATCCAGGACATCGTGGGGTTCGAGGGAGACGGGGGCACGACGCTCTACGCGGTGAGCAGGTCCGGGGACATCCTCCGGTGGGACTACCCGGCGGACCCGGTGCGTGTGGCGCACGTGGACGCGGACCTGCGCTCCATCCATGGGCTCGACCCGCGGACGCTCATCGCCGTGGGGACGGCCGAGGGCACGGTGCCGGTCGCCTACCACGCCAACCCGGATGGTGGCACGTGGCTGAGGGAGCCGCTGCCGCCGTCCGCCGAGGGGCAGTACGCCCTCCAGTCCGTGCACGTGGTGAGCCCGGGCCTCGCCTATGCCTCGGGAGACCAGGGGCTGCTGCTGGAACGCGAGGCGGGCACGTGGACCACGAAGCCCCAGTACCCCATCTACGTGGACGGCGGCGTCTCCCCGGACATCCTCGACGTAGTGTCCTTCGGGAGGAACTCCGTCATCGGACTCCTGAACACGGATGACATCGTCCGCTTCGACGGGAGGCAGTGGGTGGACTTCCGCTTCGGCACGCAGGGCTTCACGAGCCTCGAGGCGCTGTCATCGGACGAGCTCTGGAGCGTGGCCGAGGACGGCACCGGCTTCTACTGGGGGCCGTAG